From Salinicola endophyticus:
CTCGAATCCGCGGTCAGCGGCTGCGCCTCGGCATCGCTGCCGAGCAGCGAGCTGCTATCGACGCCGATCGACTGCGCGTGGACCGCGCCGGCGTTCAGCCACGCTACCGCCACCAGGCACATTGCCCGGGAAATCCATGCTGCGCGCTTCATGTTGTGTTCCTGCCCTAGACTCGTTGTCGGCCGGCGCGGGGGCTCAAAGCGCCCGGCTACGGCTCGGTTATTGGCCGCGCAGCGTGACCGCGGCCGGTGGCGGCGGCTCGCTGCGGCGGCGGCGGCGGCTGCGGCGGCGGCGGCGCTGGCTAGCGCACCACCTCGGTCACCAGCCGCTGGGTGTACCAGCCACGGGCGGCGACACGGCACGCCACCTCGCCGCTGCCCAGTGCCGCCGGTACCGCCCCTCGGCTCACGTCGAGCCGCAGGCACTCATGGCCGCTGGCGGCGAAGTAGCGCTCGCGGGCGTAGACGGTGACATTGCCGCCCCAGGGCGACGCCGCCAGCGTGGTCACGGCGCCATCCGGCGCGCGCTCGAGAAAGGCGCTCAGGGCCGGGCCGGCCGGCGTGGCATCCGCCATGGACAGGGTGTCGGCGGCGCCGGGCTGGCCGCCCGGCGCGGCACAGCCGCTCAGACCGGCGGCCAGCACCAGAGTGGCTGCCAGCCACACCGGCTTGTCTCTGCGGGCCCGCGTCTGGCTGCGGGCTAGCGCCTGGGGTCTGCGTACGTGTTGTGTGTGCTGCATGCGGGTTATCCTCCTGCTTGTGCTGCCTGGCCCGCCGGCCGCCCGGCCAGCGGGTTCACGTCGAAAACGGTTCAAATGACACCCACTCGTCGCAGCGCGGCGATCAGCCCGGCGACCGTCAACGCCAGGTCGTCGTGCGAGGTATCGATCTCGATCTCGGGGTGCTGGGGCGCTTCGTAGGGCGAGCTGATACCGGTGAACTGGGCGATCTCCCCCGCCCGGGCGCGACGGTAGAGCCCCTTGGGGTCACGTCGCTCGCACACCGCAAGCGGGGTATTGACGAACACTTCGATGAACTCGCCCGGCGCCATGCGCTCGCGCACCCGCTGGCGCTCCTGACGGAAGGGAGAGATGAGTGCGACCAGCACGATCATGCCGGCGTCGACCATCAGACGAGCCACCTCGCCGACCCGGCGCATGTTTTCCTGGCGCTCGCGGTCGCCGAAGCCCAGATCGCTGCATAGCCCGTGGCGCAGGTTGTCGCCATCGAGCAGATAGGTGCTGTGGCCCATACCGAAGAGCTGGCGCTCGAGCGCATCGGCGACGCTCGACTTGCCGGCCCCTGAAAGCCCGGTGAACCACACCACGCAGGGCTTCTGGCGGTGACGCTCGGCGCGCCGACGCTGGGTCACCGCCATGTCGTGCCACACCAGGTTGGCCGCGCTCAGGGTGTCGACGACCATGCCGGCGGCAACCGTCAGATGATTGAAGCGATCGATCAGCACGAAGGCGCCGGTACCCGGAGAGCGCCGATAGCTATCCAGCACCAGCGGCTGGTCCACTTCGATCTGGCAGCGCGCGATCCCGTTGAGCGCGAGCCGCTGCGTAGGCGTATGCGCCAGGGTGTCGACATCGACCTGATGCACCAGCCGCACCACCCGCGCGCAGACGCTGCGGGTCGCCGCCTTGAGTTCGTACTCGTGGCCCAGTGCCAACGGCGTTTCGTGCAGCCACACCAGATCCGCGCTGAAGGCGCTGCACGGGGTCAGCTCCGACGCCTCCGCCACCAGCATGTCGCCGCGAGAGATGTCGATTTCGGTGTCGAGGGTCACGGTGATCGACTGCCCCGGATAGGCGATCTCGAGGTCGCCGTCGTTGGTGACCAGACGCGCCACCCTGGCGCAGCGCCGCGACGGCAGTACCCGCACTGCGTCCCCTGGGCGCAGGCTGCCGGCGGCCAGGGTGCCGCAGTAGCCACGGAAGTGGGGGTTGGGGCGGTTGACGTACTGCACCGGAAAGCGCAGCGCCTCGAACGGCGCCGGGGAGGCGACATCGATCTGCTCGAGTAGCGACAGCAACGCCGGCCCTCGCTGGCCACCGAGCTGATACCACGGCATGCGTTCGCTGGGGTCGACGACGTTGTCACCCTCCAGCGCGGACAGCGGCACGAAGCGGATGTCTGTAGCCGTCAGCCGCGTGGCGAAGTGGCGGTACGCCGCGACGATCTCCTCGAAGCGCTCGCGCGAATAGCCGACCAGATCCATCTTGTTGACCGCCACCACCAGATGGCGAATGCCCAGCAGGTCGCACAGATAGCTGTGCCGCCGGGTCTGCGCCTGAACCCCGAGACGGGCATCGATCAGGATCACCGCGAGGTCGGCGGTAGAGGCCCCGGTGACCATGTTGCGGGTGTACTGCTCGTGTCCCGGGGTGTCGGCGATGATGAACTTGCGCTTGTCGGTGGAGAAGAAACGGTAGGCGACATCGATGGTGATGCCCTGCTCACGCTCGGCCTGCAGGCCATCGACCAGCAGCGCCAGATCCATGCGCTCACCAGTGGTGCCACAGCGCTTGGAGTCACGCGCCACCGCCGCCAGCTGATCCTCGAAGATCATCCTGGCGTCGTGCAGCAGCCGCCCGATCAGGGTCGACTTGCCATCGTCGACGCTGCCGCAGGTGATGAAGCGCAGAAGCCCCTTGTGCTCGTGCACCCTCAGGTAGGCTTCGATGTTGTCGGTGATCATGGCTGACGCGTGTGACACAGTGTTCCCTCTCGGTGGCATGCGGCGCCCAGGCGCCAGCCGGCAGTTCTCGATCGACGCGGACGCGGCTGGTTCAGACATGGCCGTCTCAGAAGTACCCTTCGCGTTTTTTCTTCTCCATCGACCCCGCCTGGTCGTGGTCGATGGCACGCCCGAAGCGTTCGCTGGTGCGGGTCAGCAGCATCTCCTGGATGATCGCGGGCAGCGTCGCGGCGCGGGACGAGACCGCGCCGGTGAGCGGGTAACAGCCGAGGGTGCGGAAGCGCACCCAGCGCTCCTCGGGCATCTCGCCCGGGGCCAGCGGCAGACGCTCGTCATCGACCATGATCAGCCGGCCATCGCGTACCACCACCGGGCGCGGCGCGGCGTAATAGAGCGGCACGATGGGGATCGACTCGAGGTGGATGTATTGCCAGATATCCAGCTCGGTCCAGTTCGAGAGCGGGAAGACACGGATCGACTCACCCGGGCCAATCCTGCCGTTGTAGAGATTCCACAGTTCCGGGCGCTGGTTCCTGGGGTCCCAGCGGTGGTACCTGTCACGGAAGGAGTAGACCCGCTCCTTGGCGCGGGAGGCTTCCTCGTCGCGCCGCGCGCCGCCGAAGGCGGCATCGAAGCCGTGGGCATCCAGCGCCTGCTTGAGCGCCTGGGTCTTCATGACGTCGGTGTATCTGGCGCTGCCATGATCGAAGGGGTTGATGCCCGTGGCGCGCCCCTCTTCATTGATGTGCTCGATCAACGGCATGCCGACCTGGGCCAGGACGCGGTCGCGAAAGGCGATCATCTCCTTGAACTTCCAGGTGGTATTGACGTGCAGGAGCGGAAACGGCGGCGTGCCCGGATAGAACGCCTTGCGCGCCAGATGCAGCATCACCGAGGAGTCCTTGCCGATCGAGTAGAGCATCACCGGGTGGCGAAACTCGGCTACCACCTCGCGGATGATGTGCATCGACTCAGCCTCGAGCTGTCTGAGATGGGTCTGACCCAGCGTCGCAAGTGCGCTCATGCACATGACTCCGATCGACACCACTCCGGCGCAGCGGCAAAGCGACCTGGGCTGGCGCCTGCGGGGGTGCCTTTGGCCTCCCAATCATGTACACCGCTGGTGCTGGCAGACGCAGCCATATCAAGTCCTGTAATCACGGGTAACTCCGGCGAGAGCCGATCGCTGTTGACGTTTCGCTACACGGCAGCGAACGAGGGGGTAATCAGTGATATCGCCGGCACTCTTCAACGGACGATCTCGCGCTCTTTTTCGGTGAAACCCATCGGCGAGTCAAACGTCAAAAAACGCCAACGTTTCTTTTTGTAAATGCACATTATTGATCGAAGACATGAATAATTAGACTTCCCGACCAACAAACTAACCGTGAGCATTGAGATTTTCTAAACCAACACAAGCCACTGTTTTATAGATGTTTTTAAAGATCATCCAAGTTAGCCCCGGATACTATTGGCGCACCAAAAACGCGCTTATCCCGGCGTCGAATGGGCGCCATACTCTGCTTTTCATGAGGAAGTCAGACATCAAAGCCAGAACGACTATGAAATAAAACGGAGAGCCGGCCACGCCATAACATGAATGTCCTCACACCTGCGTGGCTCGCCTTTTCCATGAGAAAACCTCGATTACACTTGCGCCTTCGATTAGCGCGTTAATCGATACACATTGAAACGCCAGATTTTGCCTGCCATCCCAAGGCTGAAAACGCCCCAAATACGCCCTCCGATGCGCTACACTGCGCGCACCCTTCTCGTATGCCGCTGGCGATTGCCTAATGCAGGGAAGTTGCGTAGCGTGGCGATCCATTTTGATGACGGTCTGGCCTTTTTCTCGCAATATGAACAACGATCCGACAGTCTCGTCGTCTTCTTCACTGCCCGGGGCTGCGGGCGGCCGTGTGGCCGGCTATCTCTCCCGCGGGCTGGCGCGCTGGCGCATCGTGGGGTGTCTGCTGCCGGAGTATCCGCAGCTCGAGCGTGTCGGCCCGCGCAGCCGGCGACCGCTGGATGCGATCGTCGGCTGGGGGCTCAAGCCCACCGCAGCCCGGGCACGCCGCCTCGCCGCCAGACGTGACCTGCCCTACGTGGCGATCGAGGATGGTTTCCTGCGCTCGCTGGGGCTGGGGGTCGATCACGCCCAGCCGCACAGCCTGGTGGTCGATTTCAGCGGCATCTATTACGACGCCACGCGGCCCTCCGATCTCGAGCGCTGGCTCAACCACGCCGAGTTCGATGCCGCCGAACTCGACCGTGCGGCGCGCGCCATGCAGCGTCTGCGCGAGCTGCGCCTGTCCAAGTACAACCACGCCCCGGATCGCCCGCTGCCCCCGGCCGAGCGCCCGCGCGTGCTGGTGGTGGATCAGACCCGCGACGACGCCTCGATCACCCACGGCATGGCCGATGCAGACGCCTTCACGCGGATGCTCGAGCAGGCGCTGGCCGATCACCCCGAGGCGGAGATCCTGATCAAGACCCATCCCGATGTGATCGCCGGGCGCAAGCGCGGCTATCTCACCGCGGCGGCGACCCAGCCGCGCTGCCGCCTGATGGGCGAGGACATCAACCCCTGGGCGCTGATGGATGCGGTGGAGGCGGTCTACGTGGTCACCAGCCAGCTCGGGTTCGAAGCGCTGATGGCGGGCAGGCCGGTGCACTGCTTCGGTGTCCCCTTCTATTCCGGCTGGGGGCTCACCCGGGATGCCCAGGCGTGCCCGCGGCGGCAGCGTCGACGTTCGCTGGAAGAGCTTTTCGCAGCGGCCTATCTACGCTACTGCCGCTACGCCAACCCCTACACGGGCATGCCCTCGA
This genomic window contains:
- the cysN gene encoding sulfate adenylyltransferase subunit CysN → MITDNIEAYLRVHEHKGLLRFITCGSVDDGKSTLIGRLLHDARMIFEDQLAAVARDSKRCGTTGERMDLALLVDGLQAEREQGITIDVAYRFFSTDKRKFIIADTPGHEQYTRNMVTGASTADLAVILIDARLGVQAQTRRHSYLCDLLGIRHLVVAVNKMDLVGYSRERFEEIVAAYRHFATRLTATDIRFVPLSALEGDNVVDPSERMPWYQLGGQRGPALLSLLEQIDVASPAPFEALRFPVQYVNRPNPHFRGYCGTLAAGSLRPGDAVRVLPSRRCARVARLVTNDGDLEIAYPGQSITVTLDTEIDISRGDMLVAEASELTPCSAFSADLVWLHETPLALGHEYELKAATRSVCARVVRLVHQVDVDTLAHTPTQRLALNGIARCQIEVDQPLVLDSYRRSPGTGAFVLIDRFNHLTVAAGMVVDTLSAANLVWHDMAVTQRRRAERHRQKPCVVWFTGLSGAGKSSVADALERQLFGMGHSTYLLDGDNLRHGLCSDLGFGDRERQENMRRVGEVARLMVDAGMIVLVALISPFRQERQRVRERMAPGEFIEVFVNTPLAVCERRDPKGLYRRARAGEIAQFTGISSPYEAPQHPEIEIDTSHDDLALTVAGLIAALRRVGVI
- the cysD gene encoding sulfate adenylyltransferase subunit CysD encodes the protein MSALATLGQTHLRQLEAESMHIIREVVAEFRHPVMLYSIGKDSSVMLHLARKAFYPGTPPFPLLHVNTTWKFKEMIAFRDRVLAQVGMPLIEHINEEGRATGINPFDHGSARYTDVMKTQALKQALDAHGFDAAFGGARRDEEASRAKERVYSFRDRYHRWDPRNQRPELWNLYNGRIGPGESIRVFPLSNWTELDIWQYIHLESIPIVPLYYAAPRPVVVRDGRLIMVDDERLPLAPGEMPEERWVRFRTLGCYPLTGAVSSRAATLPAIIQEMLLTRTSERFGRAIDHDQAGSMEKKKREGYF
- a CDS encoding DVU3141 family protein translates to MQHTQHVRRPQALARSQTRARRDKPVWLAATLVLAAGLSGCAAPGGQPGAADTLSMADATPAGPALSAFLERAPDGAVTTLAASPWGGNVTVYARERYFAASGHECLRLDVSRGAVPAALGSGEVACRVAARGWYTQRLVTEVVR